The sequence CATCACGGCTTTTTACGACACCGGGACGCTGCGCCAGCGAATGCAGGATCAGGAATTCGGTGACGGTGAGCGTCACCGGTTCGCCCTTCCAGGTGCAGGTGTGGCGCTCCTGGTCCATGACGAGCTGGCCGCGCTCGAGCGAGCGGGCCTGCTGGCTGGGCGCCTTTGCCGCAGCCTCGCGGGCGCTGGCGCGGCGCAGAACGGCGCGCACCCGCTCGACAAGCAGGCGCTGCGAGAACGGTTTGCGGATGAAATCGTCGGCGCCCATCTTGAGGCCGAACAATTCATCGATCTCGTCGTCCTTGGAGGTCAGGAAGATCACCGGCAGGTCGGACTTCTGGCGCATCCGGCGCAAGAGCTCCATGCCGTCCATGCGCGGCATCTTGATGTCGAGGATGGCAAGATTCGGCGGACGCGCCGCCAGGCCTTCCAGCGCGGACGCACCATCCGTGTAGGTCTCGACGCGATATCCCTCGGATTCGAGGGCGATCGACACCGACGTCAGAATGTTGCGGTCGTCATCGACAAGCGCGATTGTTGCCATTTCAAGCGGCTCCCTCATGAGCTGTCCCTTCTTTCGTAGAGAAGGGGCTTTTGCAGGACAAATTAGGTACAAAATGTGGCATAGGCCTTGTCCGCTGTCACGCGCGGGGTGCCGCAGGCCACAATCCTACCTCGACATGGATTGGACGAACGAACATCGCCAATCCTTTGGGCAACCGTGAAACTTTTCGCATATATAAACGATTTAAACAACTTTCAAAATTTTTAAATCGATTAATGATTTGATATCATTTGGCTTTTCTGGTTTTGACCATCTCGACCCACACAACGGGGGTGCCGGAAAATGCGCCGGCAAGATGCGGCAAATCGTAGAAGGGACACCAATGTCGGAAGTCGGCAAACGCAATCCTGCTTGCCCGATCGATCGTATCGGCCTGAAAACCACCGGTATGGTGCGCTATAATTTTGGCGCGGCCGCCCTTTACGAGGAGGCGATCCGGCGTGGCGAGGCCCGGTTGACCGCGCATGGCGCGCTGGTCGCCGAGACCGGCCAGCACACAGGCCGTTCGCCCAAGGACAAGTTCGTCGTCCGTGACGCCGCCACGGAGCCTGAAGTCTGGTGGGACAACAACAAGGCGATCTCGCCGGCCCAGTTCGAAACGCTGTTCGCCGATTTCCTTGCCCACGCCGCGAACAAGGATCTCTATGTTCAGGACCTCGTCGGCGGCGCCGACGCCGAGCTGAAACTGCCGACGCGCGTAATCACCGAGTTTGCCTGGCACTCGCTGTTCATCCGCAATCTGCTCATCCGTCCGGACAAGGCCGAACTCGGACAGTTCGTGCCTGAGATGACGATCATCGACCTGCCGTCCTTCCGCGCCGACCCCGCCCGCCACGGCAGCCGCACGGAAACGGTGATCGCTGTCGACCTCACCCGCCAGATCGTGCTGATCGGCGGCACCTCCTATGCCGGCGAGATGAAGAAGTCGGTATTCACCATGCTCAACTATATCCTGCCGCAGAAGGGCGTGATGCCGATGCACTGTTCGGCCAATGAGGGGCCGGCCGGCGATGCGGCCGTCTTCTTCGGGCTTTCCGGAACCGGCAAGACGACGCTGTCGGCCGATCCGTCGCGCACGCTGATCGGCGACGATGAGCATGGCTGGGGCCCGCACGGCATCTTCAATTTCGAAGGCGGCTGCTACGCCAAGACGATCAAGCTGTCGGCCGAAGCCGAGCCGGAGATATTCGCCACCACGCAGCGCTTTGGCACGGTGCTGGAAAATGTCGTGCTCGACGCCGACGGCGTGCCGGACTTCAACGACGGCCGCCTCACCGAAAACACACGCTGCGCCTACCCGCTCGACTTCATCCCCAATGCCTCGAAGACCGGGCGCGCCAGTCATCCCAAAAACATCATCATGCTGACCGCCGATGCCTTCGGCGTGATGCCGCCGATCGCGCGGCTGACCCCTGCGCAGGCGATGTATCATTTCCTCTCCGGCTATACGGCCAAGGTGGCCGGAACCGAAAAGGGCGTCACCGAACCCGAGGCGACGTTCTCGACCTGCTTCGGTGCCCCGTTCATGCCGCGCCATCCGTCGGAATACGGCAATCTGCTGCGCGAGCTCATCGCCAGCCACGGCGCCGATTGCTGGCTGGTCAACACCGGCTGGACCGGCGGCGCCTACGGCACCGGCAAGCGCATGCCGATCAAGGCGACGCGCGCTCTGCTGACCGCCGCGCTCGACGGATCGCTGAAGACAGGCGAATTCCGCACCGACGCCAATTTCGGCTTCGAGGTGCCGGTGGCGGTGCCTGGCGTCGACAGCGCCATTCTCGACCCGCGCTCGACCTGGGCCGACAAGCCTGCCTATGACCGCCAGGCGGCAAGACTGGTCGGCATGTTCGCCGTCAACTTCGAAAAATTCGAGCCGCATGTCGATGCCACCGTCATGGGCGCGGCGCCCCGGATGCAGGAAGCGGCGGAGTAGCCACCACGCCGCTCGGCACCATTGAAGGCCCGGTTTCGATCGGGCCTTTTCTTTTTCGCGCCGCCGCGCCATGACTGCGGCATGCCGATCGACGACAACATCATCATCGCGGACGAAGCCGTGATCCATCCCGGCGACCTGCACGAGGATTTCATCCGCTCGTCGGGCCCCGGTGGCCAGAACGTCAACAAGGTGGCGACCGCCGTGCAGCTGCGCTTCGACGCGGCCAACGCGGCAGGCCTGTCGGAACGCGTGCGTGCCCGCACGATCAAGCTTGCCGGCCAGCGCGCCACCAAGGACGGCGTCATCGTCATCGAGGCCGGGCGCTTCCGCACCCAGGAGCAGAACCGGGCGGACGCCCGGGCGAGGCTCACGGCGCTTGTCGCCAAGGCCGCCGAACCGCCGCCGCCGCCCCGCAAGAAGACTAGGCCCTCGAAAGGCGCGGTGGAGCGGCGGCTGAAGAGCAAGGCCGGACGCGGCACGATCAAGAAGCTGCGCGGCCGCGTCGGCGACGACTGATCCGTCAGCCGGAGCGTTTTCGGGTCGTTGTCAGCGCCTCCGTGTGGCATTCTTCAAGGTCAACGCAGCAACCGGATTGTCAACCGACCTCATGCTCGTTCTGCCCAAAGGCGTTCGCCACATGCCGGCCTATCTCTCCCGCGCCATCCAGGACGCGCTGGTCGAGGATGTGAGAAGCATCGTCCAGCAGGCGCCGCTGTTCGTGCCGGCCATGCCGCGCACCGGCAAGGAGATGAGCGTGCGCATGACCAATTGCGGCCCGCTCGGCTGGGTCACCGACAAGGAGCGCGGCTATCGCTACCAGCCGACGCATCCGCTGACCGGAGAGCCTTGGCCGCCGATCCCGGAGAGCCTGCTCGATCTCTGGCGGCAGGTGTCGGGTTATCCGAATCCGCCGGAGGCCTGTCTGATCAATTTCTACACGGCCGACGCGAAGATGGGTCTGCACCAGGACCGTGATGAGGCGGACTTCTCGGCGCCTGTCGTCTCCGTCTCGCTGGGTGACGATTGCCTGTTCAGGGTCGGCCAGACGACGCGCGACGGCGCCACGAAATCGTTCAGGCTGAAGAGCGGCGATGTCGTCGTGCTTGGTGGCGAGGGCCGTCTCGCCTTCCACGGCGTCGACCGCATCTATCCCTCGACCTCGGCGCTGCTCAAGAACGGCGGCAGGATCAATCTGACGCTGCGTCGGGTGACGAAGCCGCACGAAGAATGCCTTACAAGCCGATCCTGACGCGCGTCCCTACCGAGCCGCCAGGATCTTGGAAACAGCCGCAATTGCTTGGCAAGGCCGCGCCGTACAGGGGCCGCCCGACGCTGCTACGCCTCGATTTCGAGAGCCGAAAGCGGCTTCGAGCAGCAGGCTAGGATGAAGCCGTCATCGATCTCGTGGTCGAGGATGCCGCCATTGTGGCTCATCTCGACGGCGCCGGAGACTTTCTTCACCTTGCAGGTCCCGCATAGGCCGAATTCGCAGGCCGCGGGGATCCGCACCCCGGAGGCGCGCGCCGTCTGCAGCACGGTCTGGCCGGCGACGCATTCGGCATCGACAACCGAAAGCGCGAAGCGGATCGGTGTCGCTTCGACGGGGACGGTCACGCCGTCTTCACCGGGCGACACGAACGGCGCCGGAACTTCCTCCACCGCGGGTGCGGCAAAGCTCTCCTGGTGGTATTTCGTCATGTCGAAGCCGGCGGCTTCCAGCATGCCGCGCACGGCGCGCATGAAAGGGTCCGGCCCGCAGCAGAAGATCTCGCGTTCGCGGAAATCGGGCGCCAGCAGCGGCAACCGGATCGCGTCGATGCGGCCCATATGGCCGTACCAGCCCTCGCGGCTCGACCGCTCCTCGATCATGAATCCGAGCGACAGGCCCGGCATATGGCCGCCGAGCAGTTCGAGCTCCTTGCGGAAGATGATCTCTTCCGGGCGCCGCGCGCAGTTGACGAAGCCGACATCGGTCCATGGCGCGCAATCGTTCAACCAGCGCAGCATCGACATCATCGGCGTCACGCCGGAGCCGGCCGAGATGAACAGATATTTGGCCGCCGGATGGCTGTGCAGCGAAAAGTCGCCGCTCGGCCCATAGGCCTTGACGTGCGAACCGGGCACCAGGTGATCGAACATCCAGCGCGTGCCGATGCTGCCGGCCTGCGCCTTCACCGTCACCGCGATCGAGAACGGCCGAGACGGCGACGACGACAGCGTATAGGTGCGCATCAGCGGCCCGTCCGGCGTCGGCAGTTCCAGCGTCACGAACTGTCCCGGCTTGTAGCGGAACCAGGTCTGGTTGTCGGAGCGGAAGGTGAAGGTCTTGACGTCAGGCGCCTCGTCGCTGACGCCGATCACTTCCAGCACCTGCAGCCTGTCGTTCCAGGGCGCCATCTGGTCGAGATGGCGATAGAGGCCAAGATCCGTCATCGCATTCATCCCTCAACCTCTCAAGCAACGCTGCGCAACGCCGGCCGGCCATCTCCGGCAAGGCGCGGACCGATGAAGCGGGCATACCAGTCGACGAACTGGATCACGCCGCCCTCATGCAGTTCCGAATAGGGACCGGGTTCATAGGCCGGCGACAGAATGCCGAAGGCGTTTTCCTCGACGATGCGGCGATCCTGGTCGTTGGTCTCGGTCCAGACATGGGTGAGTTCGGCAAGATCGTAGTCGACGCCCTCGACCGCATCCTTGTGCACCAGCCATTTGGTCGTCACCGCGGTTTCCGTGGCGCTGATCGGCAGCACGCGGAAGGTGACGGCATGATCGATGAGGATATGGTTCCAGGTCGTCGGATAGTGATAGTGCATCAACGTGCCGATGCGGTCGGCCGAGACGCTGTCGGACAGGTTCTTCTTCACCGCCCGCTTGCCGGTCATCGTGTAGCTGACCGCGTCGCGCAGCAGCGGCGCGCGGGTGGCGCGGTATTGCCCCGCCGGGTCGATGCGGAACTTGCTCGGCAGGCCGGCCGCCTCGCATTTGGCCCAGTGTGCCAGCATCTCCGGATCGCTGTCGGCGCCTTGCACGCCGGTCACCGTCGGGGCTTCCGGGAAGGTCTTGCACAGTTCAGGGTGATTGCCGGCGCAATGGTAGCACTCGCGGTTGTTTTCCCAGACGAGCTTCCAGTTGCCCTTCTCGACGATGGTGCTCTCGAAGGCGATCTTTGCTTCGCTGAGCCGGTGCGGCTTGAGATAAGGTTCGATCATCGCCCGCATCGGGGCGAAGTCGGCGGGTTCCTTGGCCAGGCAGATGAAGATATAGCCGGCAACGCTTTCGCAGGCGACCGGCTTCAGGCCGAACTGGCTCTTGTCGAAACCGTCGGCCATCTGGCGGGCAAACAACAGCCTTCCATCCAGCTCATAGGTCCACTGGTGGTAGGGGCAGACCAGCTTGGCGGCCGTGCCCTTGTCGGTGTTGCAGACACGGCTGCCGCGATGGCGGCAGGAATTGTGGAATGCGTTGATCCTGCCCTGCTGATCGCGCACCAGCACGACCGGATAGTCGCCGATCTGCACGGTGATGAAGCTGCCGGGCTTGGGCAGTTCGCAATCATGGCCGACGAACAGCCAGTCGCGATACCAGATCAGCTCCATGTCGAGCTTGAAGAAGTCGGGATCGGTATAGAAGGGCTGCTCGAGCGAGAAGCCCTCTCTGCGGCCATTCAAGAGCCTCAGCATATCGTTGCGCGCATCCATGTCCTGTCCTCATACTTCAAGGACTGAACTGGTGGTGATTGAGGAAGGATTAGACGTAGCCCGGCGATAGCCGGGCAAGCGCCATCCGCCTCTTGACCGCCCACCGCGATCAGTCGAGTTCAAAAATCTCGGGCTGGTTTCCGGGCTCTGGAGTGTCCTTGCGGACGGTCGCGACACCTTCCCAGGCTTTTGCCCAGTGGTCTCCCGTTGCGACTTGAACTCCACCACCGTTGCGGGGGCAGCGCCGGACTTTGACCGGCTTCCCAATTCTCCGCCCCGTCGTCACGAAGCGGCACCTGAGATGACATGATCTAATCACGACGGCGTTTGCGACATCGGCATGAAAGCGACATCGCATCCATGTGGCGCGACACGCATGCGCGATGATCGGGTCAAGGACAGCTGTCACGAAAATCGTCTCCGCGACAGCTGTACCGGTTATCAAAATCGACCCGGAACGGGGGCAAAAAAGGCTAACGGTTTCGAAAAGTGACTATTAGCAGGTTCTAAAATCGAACCGAACGGTTCGTTTCTGTTGACGGTGCGTGCAGGAGGGTGTGAACGCTGGACCTCCGAAACAGTCTGTGACCTTGCGGCTGGCTTTGCATAACAAATTGATATCAATAAGAAAAATGTTTGGCATGGAAGCCCTTGGCACAATTTCAAGTGGTGGATTCTTGGTCCACACGGAACAACTTCGTGATTGGAAACGGCGATCTGGCTTTCCCACATCGGGGCGGTCCGAACGACGCGATTTCAATCCCAAGACACGCCGCTAGACGGACGGAAAAAATACTGGAGTACTAAAAATGAAAAAGATTGTTCTCACTGCCGCCGCCCTTCTGGCCATTTCCGGCAGCGCCTTCGCTACTGGCAGCGATCATTATGGTTCGAATGCTCCCGCAGCCACTGCTGCCGTCGACAGCTCGTACACCGCTTCGACCAAGAAGTCGGAACCGGCTGCTCAGACGCCTGCCCAGGGCGCTGATCGCAACCTTTTCGGCAACAACTAACAACGGATCCAGGCCAATGGCGGGCTTTTCGCCCGCCGCTCTGGCCGACTTTGACAAATTCAGGAGAACAACATGAAAAAGATCATCCTTGCTGGCGCCGCGGTCCTGGCCATTTCCGGCAGCGCCTTCGCTGGCAGCGACAATTTTGGCTCCAACGGTGCCAACCAGCCGGCCGCTACGGTCGACACTTCCTACACGGCTTCGGTCGACAAGTCGGCTCCGGCCACGCAGGTGCCTGCTCAGCAGGGCGCCGATCGCAACCTCTTCGGCAGGTGATGCCGCTTCTCGGGAATGGCGGTTCTGCCGGCCATTCCTGTGGAATCCAGAAATTCAGGAGACTAACATGAACAAGATCATCCTTGCCGCCGCCGGCGTTCTGGCCATCTCCGGCAGCGCTTTTGCGGGCAGCGACAATTTTGGCTCCAATGGCGCCAACCAGCCTGCCGTAACTTCGCCCGCCGTAACTTCGATCGACAACTCGCGTACGGGTTCGATCCGCGAGAACGGCTCGCCTGTCTACAAGCTGCTCAATTCGTCGGGCGACGTGCAGAAGTCCGCCCCTCAGGGCAGCGATCGGAACCTCTTCGGCCGTTAACAGCCGAAGCTGATTTTCCAAAAAAAGAGCGGCGGGCCTGGCCCGCCGCTTTTTTTCGCCCTGACGCGGCAGGACCGGCGGCCTCAGGCCGCTTTTGCTTCCGGTCTTTGCAGCGCGAAGGAATGTCCGTCTGCATCGAAGATATGCAGGTCTTCGGCATTGGCGCTCAGCCGCAATGTCGAACCGCGCTTGACCTCGACATTGCCCGGCAGTTTGGTCACCAGCGGCAGGTCGGCGCGGCCGATGTCGACATAGACCAGCTGAACCTCGCCGAGCTGCTCGATATAGTCGACCGCTCCCTCGAACAGATAGTCCGCGCCGCTGGCGATCATCAGATCTTCCGGCCGCACGCCGAAACTGACCGCCGCGCCCTTGGCCGAGGCGGGCGTCGTGATCGGCACCGTCGCCTTGCGGCCGCCGACATGGTTGACGACGGTCGGGTTGCCGGTCTTGTCGATGGTTGCCGGCAGGATGTTCATGGCCGGCGAGCCGATGAACTGGGCGACGAACAGATTGCCGGGCTTCTTGTAAAGGTCCATTGGCGTGCCGACCTGTTCGACATGGCCGTCCTTCAGCACCACGATGCGGTCGGCAAGCGTCATCGCCTCGACCTGGTCGTGGGTGACATAGATCATCGTCGTGTTGGGCATCGATTCCTTGAGCTTGGCGATCTCGATGCGGGTCGCGACACGCAGTGCGGCGTCAAGGTTCGACAGCGGCTCATCGAACAGGAACACTTTCGGATTGCGCACGATGGCGCGGCCGATGGCGACACGCTGGCGCTGGCCGCCCGACATCGCCTTGGGCAGCCGGTCGAGATATTTGGTCAATTGCAGGATTTCCGCCGCCTGGCGCACGCGGCGGTCGATCTCGGCCTTGTTTTCCTTGCCGATCTTCATCGAGAACGCCATGTTGTCGTAGACCGTCATATGCGGATAGAGCGCGTAGGACTGGAACACCATGGCGATGCCGCGCTTGGACGGCGGCACATCGTTGACCACTTCGCCATCGATCTTGAGTTCGCCCGACGTGATTTCCTCGAGCCCGGCGATCGAGCGCAGCAAGGTCGACTTGCCGCAGCCCGATGGACCAACGAAGACGATGAACTCGCCCGATTTGATATCGAGGTCGATGCCGTGGAGAATGTTGAGATTGCCGTAGGACTTCTTCACTTGCCTCAAATTGACATCGGCCATTGGTTTCCTCCCAGTGATTTCTCAAAAATTCAGTCGATGCGCCCGAACCAGGCGCCGTAACCGCCAAGCTCGATCGAACCGGGCCTCGCCTGCCCGGAAAACCCGTGTCCCGGCAAAGGTTGCAGGGATCGGCTGCCAAGGTCAACCTTGGCCGGCTTGGCGCCGAGGTTGAAGACGCAGACAACCTGCTCGTTGCCGGCGCGGCGCGTGAAGGCGACGGTGTCGCCCTCGCTTTCGATGAAGGTGATGTCGCCCTTGGCCAGCGCCGGATGGGCGCGGCGGAAGCTGAGGAAGCGCCGATAGTGCTCGAGCAGTGAAGCCTGGTCACCCTGCTGGACATTGACCGCTTGCGCCAGATGCTTGGCCGGCACCGGCAGCCAGGGCTTGGCCTGGGAGAAGCCGCCATTCTTGGCGTCGCCATCCCACACCATGGGCGTGCGGCAGCCGTCGCGGCCCTTGAATTCCGGCCAGAAGCGGATGCCATAGGGATCCTGCAGATCCTCGAAGCGCAATTCGGCCTCGCCCAGCCCGAGTTCCTCGCCCTGGTAGATGCAGACCGAGCCGCGCAGCGACATCAGCAAGGCCGAGATGACCTTGAGATAGGCGACAGGGTCGGCTTCGCCGGCGGCCCAGCGCGAGGCCGGACGCATCACGTCATGATTGGAAAACGCCCAGCACGACCAGCCGTCGCTGGCGACCTTGCCGAAGGCCTCCAGCACCGAACGCACCTTGGCGGCGCTGATCTTTTCCGGCGCCAGGAAGTCGAAGGAATAACACATATGCACGCGCTTGCCGCCGGCAGTGTAGGCTGCCACGACTTCCAGCCCACGCTGCGAATCGCCGACCTCGCCGACAGCGGCGGTTGCCGGATATTCGTCGAGCAAAGCGCGGAAGCGTTCGAGGAAGCCGAGGTTTTCCGGACGGCTCTTGTCGTAGAGATGGTCCTGGTAGTTGTAGGGATTGACCGCCGGCGCGGTCTGGTCGTTGCGTTCTTCCGGCGGCAGCGGCGGATTGTTTTCCAGGCCCTGGCTGTGAAAGTAGAAATTGATCGTGTCGAGGCGGAAGCCGTCGACGCCGCGTTCCAGCCAGAAGCGGGTGACGTCGAGCAGCGCGTCCTGGACTTCGCGGTTGTGGAAGTTGAGGTCGGGCTGCTCGGCCAGGAAATTGTGCAGGTAATATTGCTGGCGGCTGGTGTCCCACTGCCAGGCGGACCCGCCGAAGATCGACAGCCAGTTGTTGGGCGGGGTGCCGTCGGGCCGGGCGTCCGCCCAGACATACCAGTCGGCCTTGGGATTGCTGCGGCTCGACCGGCTTTCCTTGAACCAGGGATGGATGTCGGCCGTGTGCGACAGCACTTCGTCGATCATCACCTTGAGACCCAGCCGGTGCGCCTCCGCCGTCAGCGCGTCGAAATCGGCCAGCGTGCCGAACATCGGGTCGACGTCGCAATAGTCCGAGACGTCGTAGCCGAAATCCTTCATCGGCGATTTGAAGAAGGGCGAGATCCAGATGGCGTCCGCACCGAGCGCTGCGATGTAGGGCAGCCGTTCGATGATGCCCTTGAGGTCGCCGATGCCGTCGCCGTTCGAATCCTGGTAGCTGCGCGGGTAGATCTGGTAGATGACAGCACCTCGCCACCAGTCGCGATCGATGGCGAGGTCGGGGTTCGAACTGGCTTTCAAAGCGGATTGCATGGTCTCAGCCTCCTTTCACCGAACCGGCAAGCAGTCCGCGGACGAAATAGCGCTGCAGCGAGAAGAACACGATCAGCGGCACGATGATCGTCACGAAGGCCGATGTCGTCAGGATCTCCCAATCGCCGCCGCGTGAGCCAAGCAGCGCATTGAGCTTGGCCGTCAGCACGATCTGGTCTGCTTCCGTACCAAGGAAAACCATCGCCACCAGGAGATCGTTCCATACCCACAGGAATTGGAAGATGGCGAAGGAGGCCAGCACCGGGAAGGACAGCGGCAGCACGATCTTGACGAAGATCTCGAAATCGCTGGCGCCGTCGATGCGCGCCGATTCCATGATTTCGCGCGGCAGGCCGGCGATGTAACTGCGCAGAAGGTATATGGCAAAGGGCAGGCCGAAGCCGGTATGCGCCAGCCAGATACCGAGATAGGTTTTCGATGGTACGCCGAAGAACGTGCCGACGCCGTTGTAGAGCTTCAGCAACGGGATCAGCGACATCTGCAGCGGCACCACCAGGAGGCCGATGATGACTGCGATCAGGAGCGCGCGGCCGGGAAAACGCATCCAGGCCAGTGCGTAGGCGGCAAAGGCAGCGATCAGGATCGGGATGACGGTCGCCGGTATTGTCACCGTCAACGAATTCATGAAGGAGCGCCCGATGCCTTCGGAGAACAGCACGGTCTTGTAGTTTTCGGTGGTGAATTTCGGCGGCGCCGACGAGGCATAGTAGACGCGCTGGCCGCGATCGCCCTCGAACGCCTTGGGCGAGGCCATGACGAAACTGCCATCGGCATTGAGCAGCAAGGTCACGCCGTCCCCAAGATCGGCCGTCGTGCCGGCGGGATATTGCGTCGGCGCCGCCGACTTGACGCCGAAGGCGCTGATGTTGCGCTTGGCGCCGTCGCCAAAGATGTTGCCCTCAAGGACGAACTTGCCGTCCTTTTGAACTTGCGTCGAGGCGGCAGGCAAGCGGCCGGCTTCGGTCTGGGTGGAGCTGGAAAAGGAATTCCACCAGCCCGAGGCGATGATTTGGTCCTTGACGCGCAGCGAGGAGACGAGGATGCCGAGCGTCGGGATGGTCCAGATGGCAACGAAGACCAGCACCGCGATGTGGACGCCGAAGCGGCTGGCGAAGGAATTTCCGGTCGCTACGGCCATTTCAGTGCCCTCCCGTCTCTTTGTTGGCCTGGCGGATGTTCCAGACCATGATCGGAATGACCGCGATCATGATGATGATGGCGATTGTGGCGCCGCGGCCGAAATCGCCGCCGCCGCGGAACATCCAGTCGAACATCAGATTGGCCAGCACCTGGCTGTTCCACTGGCCGTTGGTCATGGTCAGCACGATGTCGAACACTTTCAGCACCAGGATGGTGATTGTGGTCCAGACCACGGCGATGGTGCCCCAGATCTGCGGCACCATGATCTTCCAGAAGATCTGGAACGAGTTGGCGCCGTCGATCACGGCGGCTTCCAGGGTCTCTTCCGGAATGCCGCGCAGCGCCGAGGACAGGATGACCATGGCAAAGCCGGTCTGGATCCAGATCAGGATGATCATCAGGAAGAAATTGTTCCAGAACGGCAGCGATATCCAGACCTGCGGCTGACCGCCGAAATGCTGGATGATGGCGTTGAGAATGCCGATCTGCGTCTGGCCGTCGCCGCGATACTCGTAGATGAATTTCCAGATCACGCTGGCGCCGACGAAGGAGATGGCCAGCGGCAGGAAGATCAGGCTTTTGGCGATCGTGCCCCACCAGATCTTGTCGGTGAGCACGGCGATGATCAGGCCAAGGAAGGTGCAGGCGGCGGGCACGACAGCCAGCCACAACACGTTGTTGAGGATCGAGTTGCGGAACTCACGGTCGCCGAAGGCCCATTGGTAGTTGGCCAGACCGACGAAGTTGACGCCGCCGCGATCGAGGAAGGACAGCCGCAGCGTCTCGACCACGGGGTAGATGAGATAGATGGTCAGGATGATCATCGCCGGTCCGACGAACAGCCAGGGCCGGACCAGGCCTTGCCGGCGAAGATTGTCGATGGCCGCGGCGCCGGCGACGCCGCGTGACGGGAATATCACGTCGACCAGTTTGTTGGCGCCCCAGAAATAGGCGACGCAGCCGCCGACGCCGATAATGATGACGAAAATGGCCGAGAAAATCTGAGACGCCATGCATTCCTCCCCTGCGCATGATCCGGCGAGGCTGACATGACCCCGGGACCAGGCGCCGATTCAGTTGTTTGGAGCGCAAATCGGCTGCGGAGAATGTCTCGCATGCGGATTGCGCTTCATGTCGATGCGCTCATGACGAAAGGCTGCGGCGCGGGCTGCTGTGGGATCCGGGCCGATAAGGCCCGGACCCCGTGCGAGGACTGTGCTCGTCCCCGGATTCGGCCACTGCCTACTTGATGGCGTCCCAGCTCTTCTGAATGTCGGTGGCAACATCCTGCGCGGACTTGCCGCCGACCAGGTCGATCATGCCGGTCCAGAACGCACCGGCACCGATCTTGCCCGGCATCAGGTCGGACCCGTCGAAGCGGAACGTCGAGGCATTAGCCAGGATTTCGCCCTGTTTGCGCAGCGCGTCGCTGGCATAGGCCTCCTTGTTCACCGACTTGAACGGCGTCACGAAACCGCCCTGGGCCATCCAGATTTCATGCGCCAGGGGCATCTTCAGGAATTCGATGAACGCGCGGGCCGCCTTCGAATCCTTGGTGATCATGGCCAGCGTTCCGGCGCCAAGCACGGGCGTGCCGAGTTCAGGCTTGGAGGCATAGGGCGGGAAATAGAAGAAGTCCGCGTCCTGGCCAACCTTGGTGCCTTGCGGGAAGAAGGTCGGGATGAACGACGCCTGCTTGTGCAGATAACATTTCGGCGGCACCGAGAAGAGACCCTTCGGGCTGTCGCGGAAATCGGTCGCCGCGACCGCCTTGGCGCCACCGTCGACCATCTTGTCGTCGGTCGCGATCTTGCCGAAGATGTCGATGGCGTTGACCACTGCCGGATCGTTGAACGGGATCTCGTTCTTCACCCACTTGTCGTACACTTCCGGAGGCTGGGTCCGCAGCATCAGGTCCTCGACCCAATCGGTCGCCGGCCAGC comes from Mesorhizobium japonicum MAFF 303099 and encodes:
- a CDS encoding response regulator transcription factor, whose protein sequence is MATIALVDDDRNILTSVSIALESEGYRVETYTDGASALEGLAARPPNLAILDIKMPRMDGMELLRRMRQKSDLPVIFLTSKDDEIDELFGLKMGADDFIRKPFSQRLLVERVRAVLRRASAREAAAKAPSQQARSLERGQLVMDQERHTCTWKGEPVTLTVTEFLILHSLAQRPGVVKSRDALMDSAYDEQVYVDDRTIDSHIKRLRKKFKAVDDDFEMIETLYGVGYRFREA
- a CDS encoding alpha-ketoglutarate-dependent dioxygenase AlkB family protein, coding for MLVLPKGVRHMPAYLSRAIQDALVEDVRSIVQQAPLFVPAMPRTGKEMSVRMTNCGPLGWVTDKERGYRYQPTHPLTGEPWPPIPESLLDLWRQVSGYPNPPEACLINFYTADAKMGLHQDRDEADFSAPVVSVSLGDDCLFRVGQTTRDGATKSFRLKSGDVVVLGGEGRLAFHGVDRIYPSTSALLKNGGRINLTLRRVTKPHEECLTSRS
- a CDS encoding aromatic ring-hydroxylating oxygenase subunit alpha translates to MDARNDMLRLLNGRREGFSLEQPFYTDPDFFKLDMELIWYRDWLFVGHDCELPKPGSFITVQIGDYPVVLVRDQQGRINAFHNSCRHRGSRVCNTDKGTAAKLVCPYHQWTYELDGRLLFARQMADGFDKSQFGLKPVACESVAGYIFICLAKEPADFAPMRAMIEPYLKPHRLSEAKIAFESTIVEKGNWKLVWENNRECYHCAGNHPELCKTFPEAPTVTGVQGADSDPEMLAHWAKCEAAGLPSKFRIDPAGQYRATRAPLLRDAVSYTMTGKRAVKKNLSDSVSADRIGTLMHYHYPTTWNHILIDHAVTFRVLPISATETAVTTKWLVHKDAVEGVDYDLAELTHVWTETNDQDRRIVEENAFGILSPAYEPGPYSELHEGGVIQFVDWYARFIGPRLAGDGRPALRSVA
- a CDS encoding phosphoenolpyruvate carboxykinase — translated: MSEVGKRNPACPIDRIGLKTTGMVRYNFGAAALYEEAIRRGEARLTAHGALVAETGQHTGRSPKDKFVVRDAATEPEVWWDNNKAISPAQFETLFADFLAHAANKDLYVQDLVGGADAELKLPTRVITEFAWHSLFIRNLLIRPDKAELGQFVPEMTIIDLPSFRADPARHGSRTETVIAVDLTRQIVLIGGTSYAGEMKKSVFTMLNYILPQKGVMPMHCSANEGPAGDAAVFFGLSGTGKTTLSADPSRTLIGDDEHGWGPHGIFNFEGGCYAKTIKLSAEAEPEIFATTQRFGTVLENVVLDADGVPDFNDGRLTENTRCAYPLDFIPNASKTGRASHPKNIIMLTADAFGVMPPIARLTPAQAMYHFLSGYTAKVAGTEKGVTEPEATFSTCFGAPFMPRHPSEYGNLLRELIASHGADCWLVNTGWTGGAYGTGKRMPIKATRALLTAALDGSLKTGEFRTDANFGFEVPVAVPGVDSAILDPRSTWADKPAYDRQAARLVGMFAVNFEKFEPHVDATVMGAAPRMQEAAE
- a CDS encoding hybrid-cluster NAD(P)-dependent oxidoreductase, translating into MTDLGLYRHLDQMAPWNDRLQVLEVIGVSDEAPDVKTFTFRSDNQTWFRYKPGQFVTLELPTPDGPLMRTYTLSSSPSRPFSIAVTVKAQAGSIGTRWMFDHLVPGSHVKAYGPSGDFSLHSHPAAKYLFISAGSGVTPMMSMLRWLNDCAPWTDVGFVNCARRPEEIIFRKELELLGGHMPGLSLGFMIEERSSREGWYGHMGRIDAIRLPLLAPDFREREIFCCGPDPFMRAVRGMLEAAGFDMTKYHQESFAAPAVEEVPAPFVSPGEDGVTVPVEATPIRFALSVVDAECVAGQTVLQTARASGVRIPAACEFGLCGTCKVKKVSGAVEMSHNGGILDHEIDDGFILACCSKPLSALEIEA
- the arfB gene encoding alternative ribosome rescue aminoacyl-tRNA hydrolase ArfB; protein product: MPIDDNIIIADEAVIHPGDLHEDFIRSSGPGGQNVNKVATAVQLRFDAANAAGLSERVRARTIKLAGQRATKDGVIVIEAGRFRTQEQNRADARARLTALVAKAAEPPPPPRKKTRPSKGAVERRLKSKAGRGTIKKLRGRVGDD